The proteins below come from a single Oxyura jamaicensis isolate SHBP4307 breed ruddy duck chromosome 1, BPBGC_Ojam_1.0, whole genome shotgun sequence genomic window:
- the DIPK2B gene encoding divergent protein kinase domain 2B has product MGLWICRLCSRVADSWLLLLLVLALSCSPAAAVTAAPSAPHVKPSYSFGRTFLGLDKCNACIGTSICKKFFKEEIRFDTWLSSRLKLPPSYLLSYSGNYTDDAQSWRLVDITRLTTKYQHDQADKRICTSLLKTKTCSLERALRRTHRFQKWLRAKRLTPDLVQGLSSPMLRCPSQRLLDRIVRRYAEVPDAGSIYMDHLTDRDKLRLLYTLSVNSHPILLQIFPDVEGWPFPRYLGSCGRLVVSASTQPLRDFFGAAPEVAADLALQLLAVLRSMGTNDLNYFFYFTHVDAGTFGVFSNGHLFIRDASTLGIIDKEEGSQLIDGQQEYKDIFSCLTVDCQSAFVSCNSIREKQSLVMVCQELLPKLLKGKFLQPVQEKIDSFLQHCADGLADDQGVNEALAKLAELLKPLRSCDSRFAYRYPDCKYSDKY; this is encoded by the exons ATGGGGCTCTGGATATGTCGCCTTTGCTCCAGAGTTGCAGATtcgtggctgctgctgctgctggttttggcCCTGAGCTgtagccctgctgcagcagtgacGGCTGCTCCGTCTGCACCCCACGTCAAGCCCAGCTACAGTTTTGGCCGGACTTTCCTGGGACTCGATAAGTGCAACGCCTGCATTGGGACGTCCATTTGCAAGAaattctttaaagaagaaataag GTTTGACACCTGGCTTTCTTCTCGTTTAAAGCTGCCCCCCAGCTACCTGCTCAGCTACTCGGGCAACTACACCGACGATGCCCAGAGCTGGCGGCTGGTCGACATCACCCGCCTGACCACCAAGTACCAGCACGACCAGGCGGACAAGCGCATCTGCACCTCCCTGCTGAAGACCAAGACCTGCAGCCTGGAGCGCGCCCTGCGCCGCACGCACCGCTTCCAGAAGTGGCTGCGGGCCAAGCGCCTCACCCCCGACCTGGTCCAG GGCCTGTCTAGCCCAATGCTGCGCTGCCCATCCCAGCGCCTCCTGGACCGGATAGTGCGGCGCTACGCCGAGGTGCCGGACGCCGGCAGCATCTACATGGACCACCTCACCGACCGGGACAAGCTGCGCCTCCTCTACACACTGTCAGTGAATTCTCACCCCATCCTGTTACAG ATCTTCCCCGACGTGGAGGGGTGGCCCTTCCCACGGTACCTGGGCTCCTGCGGGCGGCTGGTGGTCAGcgccagcacccagcccctgcgTGACTTCTTCGGGGCAGCCCCCGAGGTGGCGGCCGACCTGGCCCTCCAACTCCTCGCCGTCCTCCGCTCCATGGGCACCAACGACCTCAACTATTTCTTCTACTTCACCCACGTGGACGCTGGCACCTTCGGCGTGTTCAGCAACGGGCATCTGTTCATCAGGGATGCCAGCACGCTGGGCATCATCGACAAGGAGGAAG GGAGCCAACTGATCGACGGCCAACAGGAGTACAAAGATATATTTAGCTGCTTGACTGTGGACTGCCAGTCTGCATTTGTGTCCTGCAACTCCATCAGAGAGAAGCAGAGCCTTGTCATGGTGTGTCAAGAACTTCTGCCGAAGCTCCTGAAGGGGAAATTCCTGCAACCTGTACAGGAGAAAATAGacagcttcctgcagcactgTGCGGATGGCCTTGCCGATGACCAGGGTGTCAATGAGGCGTTGGCAAAGCTGGCAGAGCTCCTGAAGCCTCTGAGGTCTTGTGATTCACGCTTTGCCTACCGCTACCCAGACTGCAAATACAGCGACAAATACTGA